The Gossypium arboreum isolate Shixiya-1 chromosome 2, ASM2569848v2, whole genome shotgun sequence region GACACTTATAAGGCTAAAAAATACCGCTAAAAACTTGTTTTGTTGTGAATTGagtttctttaattttttatattataaataaattaaatcttGAGAGGGTTGTttgttaataaaataaacaatttcTTAGTTATCGAAAAAGTAAGGTGAAATTGATTGATAAGCACCACAATGATAACTAaaagtaatttattaaattatcttTGAATAGCTCACTACTATCTCTAAAatgatttttgagaaaatattggGCGATGAAGattccttttcttttttaatattgttttttCTCAGCCAAACAAAAAAGTTACTGAAATTATGCAAACAACGTCACGAAAAGAGAGCCTTAAACTAACTCAGCTTAATTcctgccttatattttcagatgagAAATCAACACGATATATAAAATGTTTTAGGCAATAAATACTATCCTTCATCTATATTTCGCCCCATAAATTTGTAGAGCAGAGACAATGAGAGGAACATTGACGTTGACTTGGATTCTGATGGTTTGCCTCTCCCAAGTAGCGGTGCAGAGCCAATACTACTCGGAGAGCTTACCATATGATCCCAGGCCGGTTAAGGTCACTAATCTTTACTTCTTTTTGCATGAAACTCTCCGCGGTAAGAACCCAACAGTAGTCATGGTAGCCCAAGCTAACAACACAAGCAACGACAACTACTCATCAGTGCCATTTGGCACCCTATATGCCATTGATAATCCCCTCAAGATAGGTCCTGGGGACGACTCAGAGGTGATTGGGAATGCTCTGGGACTTGGGATCTTGACCGGCAAAAATTCAACGACCGTGGTGATGTACTTAGATTTTGGATTTACTTCCGGAAAGTTTAAGGGCAGCTCTATTAGCATATTTTCAAGGAATCCGTTAATAAAGACGGAACGTGAGCTTTCGGTGGTGGGAGGAAGAGGAGAATTCAGGATGGCAGAAGGGTATGCACGACTCAAGAATTACTTTTTCGATGGCACCACTGTTATTATTGAATATAACGTGACCGTAATTCATTACTAAGAGGACATTCTCTTGGACTGTGCAAAATTCACATGGTTTTGTAGCACTTGATTAGAATAAATGTATGAgaaatttagtaaatttcatcatactttaaaataaatcaacttaaaataatattccCTTGCCTtgccaaaataaaatatttatatttctatttaataaaatatttatatttctaTTTTTGAATAAGTGAACATTTCATTTCCCCTATGAAAACATCACAAAATTGGCTGCAATAGACCCCAGTCACTAATTAAAGAAGATGAAACATTAAGAATAGACCTGCAACATAATAACCTAGCTTGTACATACATTTAATCTGATTAAAAAAAGTTTGAATTTACCGTGACGACCATTTCTATCTTGCCAAACAAATTGCAACTTGAAAATCTTGTATGAATTATGAACTCTATTTTAGTCATATATCTGTACTATTTTGTTTTTCAAACGAATTCAATGTTAAGAATTAAGTAACAATAATAAAAAGATATTTTGTCTTCTaaacttttttattatttaagaaGTTATCAAAGCAACCAACAAGGAACTCAGTATGGTAAATGATTAATACGTAGGGTAGCGTCTGATTGCCCTGGATAAATTTAGTGGCGAGAGAAGTACACCGCATCTCAGTATGGTAAATGATTAGTGATGTAATCTTTAAACAAAAGGTATTGCTTCTTTTACTACCCAAATATGCTTCAATTTATTTCTTTGGCCCTCATATTGATTGTAtttacaaaaagaaaataaattaagaatttCAGGGATGGAGAAAAATGGAGAAACAGATGATATTTGCGGGGGCAATGATATTTTGCATTGCCATGGCACCGGATACTATTCCAAGACTGCTACGCCTGTTCAAAGTTAACTCATTTCTGCTTCTTCCTCCACGATGTTCTCAGCTGAGAAAACATCAGTGCAGTGATGGTAACCGGTAGGGGTGAAGTCAAGAATTGTGTAATGGAtccaagataaaaaaaaaaaaatggtgccAAAGCTTAACATTTTGTATTAAAACTACTTCAATTGAATTTTTAACTTTTGAACGGGCCAAAAATGCAGTTTCCTATTCAACAGAAGGGCATAACTTGTAATGGCTCTATTAGGAACTTTGGTTGACTGTCCCATATACCTATTTCATTCTCTGTTTGAACAGTTTATGACAATCAAAGTGATGTTATTGGTAAATTTACTTGTATAAAATTAATGTTGGTCATTTATATTTTGATAAAGTAACATATGCAAGAACTAGAAGTTAGAATTTTGACTAGGATTTCTTGCTGTCTTAAAAGATAACGAGCTGATCAGATTTACTTTAAGTGGGATTGTATTTGTTGAAGACTGatctatctttctttttttttcttttttttttttacttgggatgaaattattcaaagcCTGTTTTTAAGATGCCATACACACATAGTAGAGAGTGCTTTTGGTGTTCATTTGTCGAGTATTTTACTATATTATACTTGATATTTTGACACTTTTTTATTAGACGAAGAGTTTAAGTGTTTGCACTATGAGGTTTTTGGGGAGAGTAATTGTAACAATTTGGGCACAACTTTGATGTTGTAATTATCCATTAGTGTAAGGGTAAACTGGGCCTAAATCAAGAGTTGTTCCTgattaattgttaaataaaattatttctaaGTAAGACTCTGCTTAGGTAGGATTGTTAAATTAATCATTGTTAAATTAAGAGTTGTTCTTgattaattgttaaataaaattatttctaaGCAAGGCTCCGCATAGGTAGGATTGTTAAATTCATTGTTAAATTAATCATTATTAAATCAAGAGTTGTTCCtaattaattgttaaataaaattatttctaaGCAAGGCTCTACATAGGTAGGATTGCTAAATTCATTGTTAAATTCAAACTGTGTTAACAAACTTGTGTtggttttctttctctcatttgCTTATCTTGTCATCTCCCTGCAAAATTGTCTTGTTCCGTTTTCCTATCCTAACTCTTGTTACAACAATAAAAGGAACAATAAATTGTAACAAAGGCAAATCGAGGTCGTTTCAATTGGTAACAGAGCAAACTACAGACACACTTGAAGGAGATCCTATGGTTGGTTTATAATCATGGAATCCATGAAGGAAGACATTCGATTTCTTGAGTCCTATTGTTGATTGACTCATTGAATTATGCTTATTGGAAGACTCCTATGAGGGCTTTCATCATTTCAACAAATGAAGTTACTATTGGAATCTAAGACCCTTAGTGTAGTTATTTTGTCATTAATGCTTGCAACTTCTTGaacatatttattaataaaatttcatattgtaAATTATTATCTTTTGCATACTTCTCTTCAATGGTCTTTGcatgaaaaataaaatgtataatcaAATATTGGTTTACTGATTGTGTAACATTTAACTAATATCAAGTTGAATCATGTGGTTGGATCATAATGCAAGAAGACAATTTTTATTAGTAGGTAATCTAAACAATTTATAGTCTAAAgaatcaaaataaagaaaattaattcaaatgactattttgttgtctatcaagtccaattagagAGATACATTGTCTTGGATATCAAAATTGGTGACTCACAGAAAGATAAAGACATAGGTGTGACTATCTAGACTAACAATACATTGGGCATGACCTAAGTTGAATTTATTCTAGACctgtttatgaatttattcacttgtgaagtTAATGGTATGACTTACCTCAATCTTGAGTAAGTAATTGGCTGTGTGTATGTAACCCGTATACTTTTATATTAAAAGCCTAAGTTCAGTTGGTAATAGAgctaaaatgtaacatcccaaagaCTTTCTAAGTTAGGAATAATGATAGTACAAGTTGACGTGTGTTAGAATTTTCAAAGGAAAATAAATAAGAACTATTAGTGTTAGTAGAAAAGAAAAGTGGATATAGGGAGAAATTGAAAAGAATTGAGTAGTGAAAGAAATTAATTCGAGGtattgactaaattataaatatgtgaaaaATTTTAGGGTCAAAGTGTAAATATTCAAAAGTTAAGGGATTgaaatgagaaatttgaagaaccaaaagtgaaaataaaaaaaagtttttgTGACACGAAATTGATAAGCAATGTAATAACCCAATTTTTAGTGCTGCTAGAAAAGGCTGTTTCGAAACCCCATTTCTGTAAACCGGgtcaaaaatattaaatatggaGTTGGTATAAAAGAATATTAAAGTTTGGTCTGATAATTTTGTTGAATTAATTGTTAATTAAGGCGTATAAAAGTCTTATCGCTATGGGTTTTTTAATTGGCCAAATACTTAGTGACATAAAATACAATTAGTTTAAATTTCGAGATTGGTAATTAAAACACTTTGTAATACGAACTAGTGCTTGATGATGGAAGATTACACTTAAATTGATTAATATAGTTTAAGTTAATAAAGTATgattaaattaagttaattagGTAATTAAGGATTTAATTAAAGTATATATAAGAAACTTTAGTGAAATTTTGTtcatatttcttctttctctcCCTCTAAAGCCAAAAAACCTAAAGAAAAAAAACCATTTTTGAAGCTTTTGCATTCAGTCCTCAATTAGTAAGTATTTCCaagtcattttcttataatttttatatttttaaggtcatgggagcttaatttagctagcctatgtaccaatttgtaaaattgttaatgtAGCAGCTCTTACCCATATTTAATGCCGAAACAgcgtacgaggcattactggacttataacACAAACCATCTTACACTTTCGAGTTAcaaatttgcgtccaaattaaaaccatttgcatttaATCGTAAAGtccttaatacgagcctacgagacccaaaacacacattgaaagtggtttgggactaaaccgagaactttagaaatttttataaaacttagaaagttttccactaaacaggggtcacacgctcgtgtgggtaggccgtgtggtcatacacgcccgtgtcctaaccCAGTGTAACTTACTGACATGTaacccatgaacaaattgagatcacacgcccatgtgctaggccgtatggaaaattaattttcataaaataggtgtagacttcacacggccagggcacacacccgtgttcgaggccgtgtcatccacacggctgagacacacgcccatgtctctacccatgtgctcaattctgagcattctgtttctcaaaactaaggtacaggggacacacggcctaaaccatgcccatggggcaagcgtgtgtcacacacggcctagacacatgcccgtgtgtctatccgtgtggaaaaaaataaggctatttaccaagccattttgccaccctttaatgcacacacctacgcaacataacatagcaccaatccaagtatatacatacaactaaacaattttaaaattctagtactccatgtccatttttgtccactatcTTAACAGCTGGTCTaataccatctaaggaccttcaatttaaaatctcataacaaTCTAACACTTTTAGCAGGTAGAACCTAAATTTTGCACTTATtgttatttaatccttttagccaaattaagtgcccaatcaataaaattttcgaacgaaattttcacgaaaaaatttcataaaactgtagaccataaaaaattaataaaaataaatctttctacgtcagattcgtggtcccgaaaccactgttctgactagacccaaaatcgggctattacaactctcccactTTAGGGATTTTCTTtcttgaaaatcttaccgaaaaagaggtttgggtactgttttctcatagcttcctcaagttcccacgtagcctcttcgaccccatgtcgttgccataaaacttttactagggCTATACtgttatttctcaactgtttaacttcttaAGCTAAGAtcttgattggttcttcaccataggtcatattAGGTCGAATCTCAAGCtctgttggtgaaatcacatgttaaggatcagaacgatattgtcacaacatcgacacatgaaacacattatgaatcattgataaaccataatttatacatatttttaccccatgcttaacgcatttatggatggtttgtCCTTAGAAttgatgaattcgatgctcctaatcccttaatttcatgttttatacttaggtgagcataggagagtgaaaggaacgagaaacgggccaaaaacagagaaaataggccaacgtacgaaatcaacacggcctagacttcctcacacgggcagaccacatggccgtgtccctttggcaaggtcaaagcatGAGTTATACGAGTAGATCACATGCATATGCCCATTTAACATCCTTGACCACgaccttaagcaatcgcacacgggcgtgtccctgccaagcccaagtttagtccaattctaaaaaggccaattttgagggctcttaggcattccaaagcctatttaaacaccttgGGACAcagaggaggaagcaaggaattgctcaaggaaagccgatcgatctatctcagaagccgggttcaccatcaagactgaagatctcccttcaaattccctcaggagttttgggttttcttatgttttgttatttctattcttttgagatgttttctttcattagtatgaactaaaacccataaatacctaaggaggatgaaacctaagatgaatcttgttattattatctaaattgtatgataaatatttgacttattcttaattatgtgttcttaattcttgttttgatattccaggatattgattcaagttaagctcttactcaaaggaggaatagaccctgtctaagagtaaatttatcataattaagcggagttggttgtgcGCCCagagataaggtgacaagattttgccagattagggcgaaacctaataaggggatccatagatcaagttaatggaaccctagggtgttaattagaaagagatttcaattaatcaatctagGTTTAGACGTTATTagcctcgagagagataataatataacttaaggatctctacggaaaaagttgaatgaataaatcatccgattcagagtcaaataacaagtgaagtctaggtcgatttttccttaggtattttcttaatcaattgagtttttcaaaaactatttttccccaaatttcttttctgtgatttcttagtttagttaattagttagttaaaacaaaacccttttattttttaggctagataataaaaagaaagttgatattagtacttttagttcctttgggtttgataatccggtcttgctaaagctatactactgttcgataggtatacttgccttcatcgtgataatagttaatttcaagaacgattcattataaatatttaaaacctgtcacgaatatcacgtatcaagtttttggcgtcgttgccgtgtgatcgtgtgatttcgtgataggttgtaaatatttataattaatcatttttgaaactaactattatcacgatgtaggcaagtgtacctatcgaacagtagtatagttttaacaagactggattgtcgaacctaaaggaactaaaagtactagtaatgactgtctttttattatctagcctaagaataaagaggttttgttttaactaactaattatctaaactaataactcacagagaatagaattggggaattgcttttgggaaaatcgattgaattaagacaatacctaaggaaaaatccacctagactgtacttgttattctggctctgaatcggatgatttattcatttaatttgttccgtagagatccctaatttatgttattatccctattcaagactaataacgtctaatccctagattgaataattgagacctttctctaattaacaccctagggttgaattaactcgatctatggatccccttattaggtttcaccctaatccggtaaaatctagTCACCCTATGtttaggcgcgcaaacaactccgcttaattatgacaaatgtactcttagatgtGTCTATTCTCCTCctaataagagcttatcttgaatcaagatctcgatatcaaaacaagaattaagaacacataattaagaacaagttaaatatttatcatacaattcgaaaataataacaagattcgccttaggtttcattcccttaggtatttagggttttagttcataactaaataagaaaacatctcagaataataaagaatacaaaacataaagaaaaccaaaaattcttgaaggggaaattaaggagagatcttcagtcttgatgatgaatccggcttctgagatggatcaatcgacttcctcagagtaatttcttactccctccctgtgtgtcccttttcttcctcctctagggtgtatttataggctttggaatgcctaagagccttcaaaattagccttttccgaattggactcaacttgggttcgacagcgacacgcccgtgtgacacgcccatatgcgattactttaggccgtgctcgagcctgccaaattgacacggccgtgtggtctgcccgtgtaaggaggtctaggttgtgttgatttcgtactttggcctgtttttttccatttttggcccgtttctcgttcctttcgctctcctatgctctcctaagtataaaacatgaaattaatacattaggagcatcgaattcaccaattctaatgggaaatcatccataaaatgcgttaaacatggggtaaaaatatgtataaattacggtttatcaaatacccccacacttaagcatttgcttgtcctcaagcaaaattctcaactcataaccaaaataaattcttctcaacttataatttctattgataacatctcaaaataatccataggtaatcatacattgagaattcaactaaaaaaacataaaagtttcaaacattccaagttgagtatttaatcatgcaaacataggtgtctcccctcatctatgtaattacctttgattcagaatatcacagagtttcatatcctcactaaagattcactcaaatcactcgaggtatttaaggacaataaatgaagcactcaatagttaataatgaaaagtcattaccataggcttgcatgaaaatcaaatctccaccactataatttaagatgatacatcaatcaaaagatctttagagggttgtaatgaggcttggttaggggatGTGGTCACAAActtaaagaaaaggttagaatcgagattgagttgaaaaattacttaactagaaaaatatttaatcatcacttacGTACAACATAACTCCTTCTCTcactatggaatttaaatactaaaGCTTACAAACAGAAtatcactactaatatgtatacattttttcttaagaacaagttaaatagcatagactaactattaaggacaagacatagctaagcaatttattcaactcaaatctcgacaaaaatagggattaagttatgggatttcaataataatggatTAAGGgctaatattaagggtaatacaagaaatgacttgttaggctcaagggggttttctaggggttaatcatggaggtaggcttttcatggcatgagtcggttaatcctaagtgccttaatcattttgacatatcaaatcaaatggtgtggtcttgacatgcataatcaagcaagttctagaataacagttcaatactaacgcactcaaagcaataataaaagttagcatgaaagaattaatagatgctcaaaaggctcaagaatctcacaaaaattatggctttttgatatttaaaacttgtgaattctaacttaaagtaatacctaaactttagggaaacaacctaaaattttaaattcttaaaaatcaacttatcatgcttgattttgTAATGTTTTGAGGTTTAAACAataaatgcataaatgcctatgttttaattcaagatatatcaatcaacatcataaatcaatcaaaatttatcctaaatactatatgagagctttccaagagaacaaggcagtcattcagggatttttctgataatgaaataaatactcccacacttaagatgtacattgccctcaatgtacaaagatagatattagaatataaaaataagatagggagagaagtgaaacttcctatatgatgaattcctcaaactggagttttggagagtaatcggtgcgaGAGTGGAAGAAGATACTCCGACGGTGGtaaaggttcattagtccataagtggAATATTATATCTattggtagctatggtcatggtcgattaggacatggcaatcgtggagaacctttctcggtggagtttttagttcctatgcaattacgagcttaagagctctatataactatgataaaatcaggaactttttaggggatattaggaagaataattactcataaagaaataaccaaaatttataattaaaaataaaattctaaaatctaataaaaaaataaaaactagttttaataaaaattgaaaacataaaataataaataaatgtttttaaacatcttcatcgctggatggttcgcgaggtgggactggcgatgagatgtggaggtgctgacaaatctgctgtagagtagcattaatgttgtcaaatcgttgaaaacactgctgctcgaatcgagtgaggcgctcagagatgttagcatatgaagccgccgcatgaactagacgagagGATGGTgatggctgagtcggtgggtcctcgtgttgtggagggacatcattaggaatgtcctcgtaggcatcctcctcggtagattaggcgagacgatattgaggagggtaggttcctcggcgcttttcgatcat contains the following coding sequences:
- the LOC108466873 gene encoding dirigent protein 4-like, with product MRGTLTLTWILMVCLSQVAVQSQYYSESLPYDPRPVKVTNLYFFLHETLRGKNPTVVMVAQANNTSNDNYSSVPFGTLYAIDNPLKIGPGDDSEVIGNALGLGILTGKNSTTVVMYLDFGFTSGKFKGSSISIFSRNPLIKTERELSVVGGRGEFRMAEGYARLKNYFFDGTTVIIEYNVTVIHY